One stretch of Armatimonadota bacterium DNA includes these proteins:
- a CDS encoding sugar transferase — protein MMFESLAFLAAALLPHIPALPMLIAGALASCLGLMATQAAPSHLTGVAERVAEADDQLPAPSALRAVVVGSGPVALRLARDLEEHGYHVIGLVGDETAGPMRSSRWPVLGGPEMTPGDLHRYGADELFFAFNPSWQEKLAEDLMAANPSVAVHAIPTPVTVLSHLHRVTSINDVALVPLTQRPAKVRLAVKRLFDVAAAGAIAVVFAPTMALAALAIRLTSRGPALFSQERIGLDGRMFNIYKFRTMVADAERHTGPVLSTGPGDPRLTGLGAILRRTHVDELPQLWNVIIGDMSMVGPRPERPHFVRQFEATLPSYSRRHAIRPGMTGLAQVYAGYHSSAQDKLRFDLLYISHLSLWLDLRILVQTLARLGKSGTRRSK, from the coding sequence ATGATGTTTGAGTCGCTCGCCTTCCTTGCCGCAGCGCTGCTGCCCCACATACCGGCATTACCCATGCTGATCGCAGGCGCATTGGCGAGTTGCCTTGGCCTGATGGCTACACAGGCGGCTCCCAGCCACCTTACCGGTGTCGCCGAGCGTGTGGCGGAAGCCGACGACCAACTGCCGGCGCCAAGCGCGCTCCGGGCCGTAGTTGTGGGCAGCGGGCCGGTCGCCCTTCGCCTGGCTCGCGACCTTGAGGAGCACGGCTACCACGTGATTGGGCTTGTCGGCGACGAAACTGCCGGACCTATGCGAAGCTCGCGCTGGCCGGTACTCGGCGGCCCAGAGATGACGCCCGGTGACTTGCATCGCTACGGCGCAGACGAGCTGTTTTTCGCTTTCAACCCATCCTGGCAGGAGAAACTGGCCGAAGATCTTATGGCGGCCAATCCATCCGTCGCCGTTCACGCGATACCGACGCCGGTAACCGTCCTCAGCCACCTGCACCGCGTCACCAGTATCAACGATGTTGCCCTGGTACCGTTGACCCAGCGACCCGCGAAAGTACGTCTGGCCGTGAAGCGCCTGTTCGATGTCGCCGCCGCCGGCGCCATAGCAGTGGTTTTCGCACCGACCATGGCGCTTGCAGCGCTGGCGATACGCCTTACCTCCCGCGGACCGGCGCTTTTTTCGCAGGAGCGCATTGGCCTCGATGGCCGCATGTTCAACATCTACAAGTTCAGGACCATGGTTGCAGACGCCGAACGGCACACAGGTCCAGTGCTCTCTACGGGACCGGGCGATCCCAGGCTCACAGGGCTCGGCGCGATTCTGCGGCGAACACACGTTGACGAGCTGCCTCAACTGTGGAACGTGATCATTGGCGACATGAGCATGGTGGGGCCGCGGCCGGAACGACCTCACTTTGTGCGACAATTTGAAGCAACTCTGCCGTCGTACTCACGCCGCCACGCAATTCGGCCCGGAATGACGGGACTCGCGCAGGTCTACGCGGGATACCACTCCAGCGCGCAGGATAAGCTGCGCTTCGATCTCCTCTATATCTCACACCTGTCACTGTGGCTGGACCTGCGCATACTGGTTCAAACCCTCGCCCGCCTTGGCAAAAGCGGCACTCGCCGCAGCAAATGA
- a CDS encoding polysaccharide biosynthesis tyrosine autokinase codes for MDFLKALTIVRRRAWAIGLSSLLAMVLTFALTRKVGSRWLATVSLMTIPQQNFSDTQQNGNEYSSTDPVVAKSQAAAYDEIVKSTEVLAPALASLQESALPNDLLKNIVLQAVGRDTYELQVADSSPVRAGLMANAIADSFVARARELNQSQDAKLVHLLEAALHDTDVKLASARALDVAVHSGNATPDPRLEPALTRLYNLREQHDSAVAHAAALQAQLSTLTASMRGQTPPRTARGHRSTRRGTSGAPLASDPILGTLQTELAQAELQLDTLRKTLTDAHPDVQRQLAIVQDLQNRVATEEAAHPLAAAIPPGDAAAAATNWQQAQQQLSLLRQQVSASRAEVQQISDSLISAAADVRRLGAANTGTQVVSGEVQQLLQNRIAVAGRLHSARLSLDAATRQSPVVILNKVSPYNPVINSTPGRALRWIIAAGLAMLVLASALCVAVDTLDRRALNLEQAELAYPGPILTAIPQAGGSVTSAAMARASELLPQSPHAEAYRFLGLHLMRITGNMPRALTVVSTRSGQGCTRTACNLAITLAQAGYRVLLVDANLRKPGVHNAFNLQNDFGLSDLLSESGASIQRAIRPTTIVGLRVITAGKSADNCWALLNSERLPVLANSLQGASDFVVYDVAPAIEYTDAMLLAPVVQAAIICARALDVPSGEEPRLAEALQESGVAVLGTVLTDAPPSLTRTRTAEAKAVHERGIGSILSNVSPGPTMPERPAADTWSGNE; via the coding sequence ATGGATTTTTTGAAGGCATTGACAATCGTCCGGCGTAGGGCATGGGCAATCGGCCTCAGCTCCCTGCTTGCAATGGTGCTTACATTTGCGCTCACGCGTAAGGTCGGCTCGCGCTGGTTGGCCACGGTGTCGCTGATGACGATACCGCAGCAGAACTTCTCGGATACGCAGCAGAACGGCAACGAATACAGCTCCACCGATCCGGTGGTCGCCAAGTCACAAGCTGCGGCCTACGACGAAATTGTAAAAAGCACCGAGGTTCTGGCGCCGGCACTGGCGAGCCTGCAAGAGTCCGCGCTGCCCAACGACCTGCTGAAGAATATTGTGCTGCAGGCCGTTGGCCGCGACACATACGAGCTTCAGGTTGCCGATTCCAGCCCGGTACGCGCCGGACTTATGGCGAACGCCATCGCCGACAGCTTTGTGGCTCGTGCCCGCGAGCTGAACCAGAGTCAAGACGCTAAGCTTGTACATCTGCTGGAGGCAGCGCTGCACGATACCGACGTGAAGCTCGCCTCCGCTCGGGCGCTGGATGTGGCCGTCCACTCCGGCAATGCCACACCGGACCCACGTTTGGAGCCCGCGCTCACACGGCTCTATAATCTGCGCGAACAGCACGATTCTGCGGTGGCGCACGCCGCGGCACTGCAGGCGCAACTCAGCACCCTCACGGCTTCGATGCGTGGGCAAACGCCGCCAAGAACCGCCAGGGGGCACAGGAGCACACGCCGCGGAACATCCGGCGCGCCACTGGCTTCGGATCCGATCCTCGGGACACTACAGACCGAGCTCGCCCAGGCAGAACTGCAGCTCGACACGCTGCGCAAAACCCTGACGGATGCCCATCCAGACGTCCAGCGGCAGTTAGCCATTGTTCAGGATCTGCAGAATCGCGTAGCAACGGAGGAGGCCGCCCACCCGCTGGCCGCTGCGATACCGCCGGGAGATGCCGCCGCCGCAGCAACCAACTGGCAGCAGGCGCAGCAGCAGCTCTCGCTGCTCCGGCAGCAGGTCTCCGCATCCCGGGCTGAAGTGCAGCAGATCTCGGATTCCTTGATATCGGCTGCTGCGGATGTGCGTCGGCTAGGAGCGGCCAACACCGGCACGCAGGTAGTGAGTGGCGAGGTTCAGCAGCTGCTGCAAAACCGCATCGCGGTGGCCGGCCGCCTCCACAGCGCCCGCCTGAGCCTGGATGCCGCCACGCGCCAGAGCCCCGTCGTCATCCTGAACAAGGTTTCGCCGTACAATCCGGTTATCAACTCTACGCCCGGACGGGCGCTGCGCTGGATTATCGCCGCAGGGCTGGCCATGCTGGTTCTCGCTTCGGCGCTCTGCGTTGCCGTCGATACGCTGGACCGGCGCGCGCTGAACCTCGAACAGGCCGAACTCGCCTACCCCGGGCCGATATTGACGGCTATTCCGCAAGCCGGCGGTTCGGTAACCAGTGCTGCCATGGCCCGCGCCTCAGAGCTGTTGCCGCAGTCGCCGCATGCAGAAGCCTATCGATTCCTTGGTCTACATCTGATGCGCATAACGGGCAACATGCCGCGTGCACTTACCGTGGTCTCCACCCGAAGCGGCCAGGGATGCACCCGAACCGCATGCAATCTCGCCATCACCCTGGCGCAGGCAGGATATCGCGTGCTGCTCGTGGATGCCAACCTCCGCAAGCCGGGTGTACATAACGCCTTCAACCTGCAGAACGATTTCGGCCTCTCGGACCTCCTGTCGGAAAGTGGCGCCTCCATCCAGCGGGCGATTCGTCCCACCACAATCGTGGGACTGCGGGTTATCACGGCAGGAAAGTCGGCCGATAACTGCTGGGCGCTGCTCAACAGCGAGCGGTTGCCGGTGCTGGCCAACAGCCTGCAAGGTGCCAGCGATTTCGTGGTCTACGATGTCGCTCCCGCCATCGAATATACCGATGCCATGCTCCTGGCTCCCGTGGTGCAGGCGGCGATCATCTGCGCCCGCGCGCTGGATGTGCCCAGCGGCGAAGAGCCGCGCCTGGCTGAAGCACTGCAGGAATCCGGCGTTGCCGTTTTGGGTACTGTACTTACCGACGCCCCACCAAGCCTTACTCGCACTCGCACCGCAGAGGCCAAAGCGGTGCACGAACGCGGAATCGGCAGCATTCTATCCAACGTAAGCCCAGGTCCCACAATGCCGGAGCGACCGGCTGCCGATACCTGGTCCGGAAACGAATAG
- a CDS encoding AAA family ATPase produces the protein MNRVIAVVGMTGSGKSLLCRELARRGCPVIYFGGIVLHEVQARGLALTPENERRVREELRAAEGMDVCAVRALPEIHELLEANRNVVVDGLYSFSEYRTLYAALGGRLIVAAVCSPRAMRYRRLAERPERPLTAAEAEARDIAEIEKIEKGGPIAMADITFLNDAGPEQMADAADRLIAIALSEA, from the coding sequence CTGAATCGCGTAATTGCTGTAGTGGGCATGACGGGTTCCGGAAAGAGCCTGTTGTGCCGTGAACTGGCCCGTCGCGGATGCCCGGTGATCTACTTTGGCGGCATCGTGCTTCATGAGGTGCAGGCGCGCGGACTGGCGCTTACTCCGGAGAACGAAAGGCGCGTAAGGGAGGAACTGCGCGCAGCCGAGGGGATGGACGTCTGTGCGGTGCGCGCGCTGCCGGAGATCCACGAACTGCTGGAAGCAAATCGCAACGTGGTGGTTGATGGCCTGTACAGCTTTTCCGAGTATCGAACCCTTTATGCGGCGCTCGGCGGACGGCTGATCGTGGCCGCCGTATGCTCTCCACGCGCGATGCGCTACCGGCGGCTCGCTGAGCGGCCAGAGCGCCCTCTGACCGCGGCTGAGGCCGAAGCGCGTGATATCGCCGAGATTGAGAAGATTGAGAAGGGCGGTCCCATCGCGATGGCCGATATCACGTTTTTGAACGACGCCGGCCCCGAGCAGATGGCGGACGCGGCCGATCGCCTGATTGCGATCGCCTTGTCCGAGGCGTAG